The proteins below are encoded in one region of Hordeum vulgare subsp. vulgare chromosome 3H, MorexV3_pseudomolecules_assembly, whole genome shotgun sequence:
- the LOC123440623 gene encoding uncharacterized protein LOC123440623 — MPAETSKKPSSSRAGEHHPYKTRPPSLSQARSIPKPVSKPTTDGSIMEGLIPFVYKAIKERRSRSYSRCGSSSAVADEDDVWEQQKQQWAPAADGAGREQAGHRRHRSLEELAGEVGAAAPEWPARGAMRRGRSARIFSCIGGM, encoded by the coding sequence ATGCCCGCTGAAACCAGCAAGAAGCCGTCGTCGTCCCGAGCAGGCgagcaccacccctataagacgaGGCCTCCCTCCCTGTCCCAAGCTCGATCGATTCCAAAGCCAGTCAGCAAGCCAACCACCGACGGGTCAATCATGGAGGGGCTCATCCCGTTCGTCTACAAGGCCATCAAGGAGCGGCGCAGCCGGAGCTACTCCAGGTGCGGCAGCTCGTCCGCCGTCGCGGACGAGGACGACGTGTGGGAGCAGCAGAAGCAGCAGTGGGCACCGGCGGCGGACGGCGCCGGGAGGGAGCAGGCGGGGCACCGGCGGCACCGGTCGCTGGAGGAACTGGCCGGCGAGGTGGGCGCCGCGGCGCCGGAGTGGCCGGCCCGCGGGGCCATGCGCAGGGGCAGGAGCGCCAGGATCTTCTCCTGCATCGGCGGCATGTGA